The Pseudomonas fluorescens genome includes a window with the following:
- a CDS encoding FAD-binding oxidoreductase, with product MTNPALIDELKTLVEPGKVLTDADSLNAYGKDWTKHFAPAPTAIVFPKTTEQVQAIVRWANEHKVALVPSGGRTGLSAAAVAANGEVVVSFDYMNQVLDVNLTDRTAVCQPGVVTEQLQNKAEEHGLYYPVDFASAGSSQIGGNIGTNAGGIKVIRYGMTRNWVAGMKVVTGKGDLLELNKDLIKNATGYDLRQLFIGAEGTLGFVVEATMRLDRAPKNLTAMVLGTPDFDSIMPVLHAFQGKLDLTAFEFFSDKALAKVLARGDVPAPFETECPFYALLEFEATTEEVANHALETFEHCVEQGWVLDGVMSQSETQLQNLWKLREYISETISHWTPYKNDISVTVSKVPGFLREIDAIVGEHYPDFEIVWFGHIGDGNLHLNILKPENLSKDEFFAKCATVNKWVFETVEKYNGSISAEHGVGMTKRDYLTYSRSPVEIEYMKAVKAVFDPNGIMNPGKIFAI from the coding sequence GGTCCTGACCGATGCCGACTCCCTGAACGCTTACGGCAAGGATTGGACCAAGCATTTCGCCCCGGCGCCCACGGCCATCGTCTTTCCGAAGACCACCGAGCAGGTCCAGGCCATCGTGCGCTGGGCCAATGAACACAAGGTCGCGCTGGTGCCGTCGGGCGGACGTACCGGGCTTTCCGCCGCCGCCGTGGCGGCCAACGGCGAAGTGGTCGTGTCGTTCGACTACATGAACCAGGTGCTCGACGTGAACCTCACCGACCGCACCGCGGTCTGCCAGCCTGGCGTGGTCACCGAACAACTGCAGAACAAGGCTGAAGAACACGGCCTGTACTACCCGGTGGATTTCGCCTCGGCCGGTTCCAGCCAGATTGGCGGCAACATCGGCACCAATGCCGGCGGGATCAAGGTCATTCGCTACGGCATGACCCGCAACTGGGTGGCGGGCATGAAGGTCGTCACCGGCAAGGGCGACTTGCTGGAACTGAACAAGGACCTGATCAAGAACGCCACCGGCTATGACTTGCGGCAGCTGTTCATCGGCGCCGAGGGCACCCTGGGCTTCGTGGTCGAGGCCACCATGCGCCTGGACCGTGCGCCGAAAAACCTCACCGCCATGGTGCTCGGCACGCCGGACTTCGATTCGATCATGCCGGTGCTGCACGCCTTCCAGGGCAAGCTGGACCTGACCGCCTTCGAATTTTTCTCCGACAAGGCCCTGGCCAAGGTCCTCGCTCGCGGCGACGTGCCAGCACCGTTCGAAACCGAGTGCCCGTTCTACGCCCTGCTGGAATTCGAAGCCACCACTGAAGAAGTCGCCAATCACGCCCTGGAAACCTTCGAGCATTGCGTGGAGCAAGGCTGGGTGCTGGACGGCGTGATGAGCCAGAGCGAAACCCAACTGCAGAACCTGTGGAAGCTGCGCGAATACATTTCCGAAACCATCTCCCACTGGACGCCGTACAAGAACGACATCTCGGTGACCGTCTCCAAGGTTCCGGGTTTCTTGCGGGAAATCGACGCGATCGTCGGCGAACACTACCCGGACTTCGAAATCGTCTGGTTTGGCCACATCGGCGACGGCAACCTGCACCTGAACATCCTCAAGCCGGAAAACCTGAGCAAGGATGAGTTCTTCGCCAAGTGCGCGACCGTGAACAAATGGGTCTTTGAGACCGTCGAGAAGTACAACGGCTCGATTTCCGCCGAACACGGCGTGGGCATGACCAAGCGCGACTACCTGACCTATAGTCGTTCACCTGTGGAAATCGAGTACATGAAAGCGGTGAAGGCGGTATTCGACCCGAACGGCATCATGAACCCGGGCAAGATTTTCGCGATTTGA
- a CDS encoding fumarylacetoacetate hydrolase family protein — MSYQHQYVDGTRIHFPVGKVVCIGRNYAEHAKELDNPVPTEPLLFIKPGSCVVPLEGGFSIPADRGSVHYEAEIAVLIGKPLSTKPSAEEVLDAISGFAPALDLTLRDKQAELKAKGLPWEVAKSFDGAAVLAPFVSNGTFADLTDIPVRLTINGEVRQDGNSSLMLNPIVPMIQYMAGCFSLQAGDVILTGTPAGVGPLNAGDELVLELPGASRFESSVR; from the coding sequence ATGAGCTATCAGCACCAGTATGTCGACGGTACACGTATTCATTTTCCGGTAGGGAAAGTGGTGTGCATTGGCCGCAACTACGCCGAACATGCAAAGGAACTGGATAACCCGGTACCCACCGAACCCTTGCTGTTCATCAAGCCGGGCAGTTGCGTGGTGCCGCTGGAAGGTGGTTTCAGCATTCCTGCCGACCGTGGCTCGGTGCACTACGAGGCGGAAATCGCCGTGCTGATCGGCAAGCCGCTGTCCACCAAGCCCAGCGCTGAAGAAGTACTGGACGCGATCTCCGGCTTCGCCCCGGCCCTGGACCTGACCCTGCGGGACAAGCAGGCCGAGCTCAAGGCCAAGGGCCTGCCATGGGAAGTGGCCAAGTCCTTCGACGGCGCGGCGGTGCTCGCACCGTTCGTGTCGAACGGCACCTTTGCCGACCTGACCGACATCCCCGTTCGCCTGACCATCAACGGTGAAGTGCGCCAGGACGGTAATAGCAGCCTGATGCTCAATCCCATTGTGCCGATGATCCAATACATGGCCGGCTGCTTCTCGTTGCAGGCCGGCGACGTGATCCTCACCGGCACCCCGGCAGGCGTCGGGCCGCTGAATGCAGGCGATGAGCTGGTACTGGAGTTGCCGGGGGCGAGCCGCTTCGAAAGCAGCGTTCGCTAG
- a CDS encoding SdiA-regulated domain-containing protein, with protein sequence MAKTQALFAAKPARRSRFALPWYAWSLLAVAAAYGLAFAMHWDDRGLLWLSEHFQSPAERQASIWLPDYRAVIDAKPLPGLEKDEASDVTYNPQTKTLFAVMGKNPFLVELTLQGDVLRKMPLVGWSNPEGVTYMEDGLLAITDERSHTLTIVHVGADTRELNNADFPHYDLGPSKNKNKGFEAIAWDPRNQQLVLGEERPPALFTWKSDGSQLLKGDKQIHVSNELDLRNLSALAIDPRTGHMLVLSADSHLLLELDEKGEQVSFMTLLGGFNGLKDTIPRAEGVTVDEAGNLYMVSEPNLFYRFEKQR encoded by the coding sequence ATGGCCAAAACCCAAGCACTGTTTGCCGCCAAACCCGCCCGCCGCTCCCGCTTCGCCCTGCCCTGGTATGCCTGGTCGCTGCTGGCAGTGGCCGCAGCCTATGGCCTGGCGTTTGCGATGCACTGGGACGACCGCGGCCTGCTTTGGCTATCGGAACACTTCCAGAGCCCAGCCGAGCGCCAGGCGAGCATCTGGCTGCCGGACTATCGCGCCGTGATCGACGCCAAGCCGCTACCCGGCTTGGAGAAGGACGAGGCGTCCGATGTGACCTACAACCCGCAGACCAAGACGCTGTTCGCCGTCATGGGCAAGAACCCGTTCCTGGTGGAGCTGACCCTGCAAGGCGATGTGCTGCGCAAGATGCCGTTGGTGGGCTGGAGCAACCCCGAGGGCGTGACTTATATGGAAGACGGCCTGCTGGCTATCACCGACGAACGAAGTCACACGTTGACCATCGTCCACGTTGGTGCCGACACCCGCGAATTGAACAACGCCGATTTCCCTCACTACGATCTCGGCCCATCCAAGAACAAGAACAAAGGGTTCGAAGCGATCGCCTGGGACCCGCGCAACCAGCAACTGGTACTCGGGGAGGAACGCCCGCCGGCGCTGTTCACCTGGAAAAGCGATGGTAGCCAATTGCTCAAGGGCGACAAGCAAATCCATGTCAGCAATGAACTGGACCTGCGCAACCTCTCGGCACTGGCGATCGATCCGCGCACCGGTCACATGCTGGTGCTTTCGGCCGACTCCCATCTGCTGCTGGAACTGGACGAAAAAGGCGAGCAGGTCAGCTTCATGACCTTGCTGGGCGGCTTCAACGGCCTGAAAGACACAATCCCTCGTGCCGAAGGCGTCACCGTCGATGAGGCCGGCAATCTGTACATGGTCAGCGAACCGAATCTGTTCTATCGTTTCGAAAAACAGCGCTGA